The genomic DNA agggcggaaaggcctcaaccgtcgcgcaccctgtataaagcgagaaaccagtgggtgacgacccactgaaacaccacctatatgctcatggtgagctgagatagctgccacataaaccttcaaggtggctggtgtcaatccctccgaaaaacggtcttgaagaaattccagtactgaagccacagggcagtaaactggatccacatcatgagtttcacaccatgtcataaacagtttccacttgaaagcatataagcgtctcgtagaaactgctctagagttcaatatagtctcggtagtttcagcagaaagaccgggacatatcaactcactccgctcagaggccacgcccacaggttccacagatctggtctgggatgccagatccgtccctgtgcttgcgataataaatcccgtctgaggggaatctccaccggagagcccgctaacagattgatgagatccgcaaaccatggctgtgtgtgccatcgcggagccaccagcaacagctgtcccactctgtcccgccgtattctgcataataccgctgggactagccgaatcggaggaaacgcatacaagctggtcctgggccagctgtgagctagcgcatccagacccaggggtgatggagggctcagggagaaccatagcgggcaatgcgtagtcgtgctcgacgcgaataaatccacttccgcttccccgaaaatatgccataggtgattcaccgtttgggggtgtaatctccattccccttgttccagagtctgcctggataataaatccgctccgaagttcagtcgtccggggatgtgaacagcccggatcgacagaaatttgtcgtgagaccaaagaagaatccgcctcgccagtctgcacagagggcgagaacgtaatcctccctgatggttcagataagccacgaccgcagtgttgtccgttctgagaagcacatgacggtcggtcagtagactcgaaaaatactggagagccagaaaaaccgccagtaattccaatttgtttatgtgccagctgcgttgtgccgctgtccacactccgtgggctgggcgcccctgacaaacagctccccacccggtcaaagacgcgtctgtcgtgacagtctctcgggaagcacaaattcccagccgaaccccggtgaggagaaattcggctgatgtccattgctttaacgacatcacacacctccgcgtcaccgagatcgttcgatgcggagaacaacggggtgaaatattctgtcgtttcgtccaccactgaaacgggcgcatgtaaagcaaacccaggtgaatcacgggaagcgccgccgccattagacctagtagtctgaggcacagtctcactgtcactgtgtgacccgccctgaagtgctgaacgcatgacataatcgactgagcgcgcggggcagaaagcttcgctgtcatcgcgcgagagtccaaatctactcccagaaaggtaatccgttgagaggggattaatacactcttctggaagtttgcgcgtaaacccaggctgtgtaaatgatttagcacaatatctcgatgagagtgtgcttgagtctgagagtgcgctaacaccagccagtcgtccagatagtttaacacacggacgccccggagccgcaacggggccagagctgcgtccatgcattttgagaatgtacggggagctagcgctaagccaaagggaagaacgcggtactgatacgctttgccctccaaagcgaatctgaggaacttccggtgtctctcgatgatctgaatatgaaagtaagcatccttcagatcgatcgtgacaaaccagtcgtttggttgaatctgagacaaaatagattttaccgtcaacatcttgaatttgctcgacctgagtgtaagatttagacggcgtaaatccagaatgggtcgtaatccgccgtccttttttggtaccacaaaataacggctgtaaaaccctgactccatctgagaggggtgtacttcttctatagcccctttgctcagtagagctaacatttcctgtctcagcaccgccatgtccatcggttttatcaccgtggagagaattccgcggaaagggggcgggcctttccgaaactgaatggtgtatccgtgacaaattgtgcgtaacacccattgagaaatgccgggcaagcgttcccacgcggcccgaaacaatattagcggtttcaacatgttcgtttcctgcagcgctgttgcacacatagaaatgtccgggcacgaaagactcatggtgttcgtgcacaggggaagtatatgcagagcaggcgttgtatctcgttgtacgtaatcctgaaacatgtccacggcaggaattaggccaacagattgagcatcgggctctgccgctagcgaaacagcggcggctgagcgagccgtcatgacgggccgttcgatgaagaccctttgaagcgctcctcgagctctgaaaactggatcgtgcatagtgtctgaggaagcgattggtgttacagttggctccaatgctgttcgaggcgctgtttgcggcgaaacagtcagggtttgagcgtggggactgcaatgagagtgttggatgcgcgaaagcggtccaacagcgctctctagcggagggcacagtccctggcaggcagcgaaaaaatcaggagctgctgttatgtgcccgagggcgagaggccttggccgtcgaactcaggttcaatctttttcgctggcgttgttgagccggtggaacaaccctagggccccagtccttgcgagggggcgccataggtgaaggctcttcccgagagggcacttgctggcggtgagaggaggttgagcgagaacgcgcgggcgcctgacggcgttcaacctctctgggtctgcggggaatcagctggcggaaagcggctgattgttgtttcgctgctgtgaacttctccaccactgaagtgaccgcctctccaaataaaccgcgccatggaatgaagcgaagcagccgcttgaccagcggccatataggattttcccactaagctagacgtgactcgacacgccttcgaggggaggagggggcgggacttccacgccgcggccgaattaggcgcaagatgttcggcgagagtctcttctatcggcggtatcgctgtatagccgtgactcgccatgctcgaaatggtggcgaaatccgcggctgcagcgttcgtgatgcgcgccgcaaacggctgtttccaggacctcgaaacctcctggtggaggtccgggaaaaagggtaaaggcctccggggctgcgcaggtgtccgactagttagaaaacggtcgtccagcttcgaagaaggttgggcctcggccttctcaacctcccattccagccccaatgtaaccactgcacgggaaaccacatccaacagctcactgtaggagggggaaacacgcctctcctgtccactaggagggagagggctcgtgtcggccgcgaagtcctcagaccccgaggccgcagtggaaagaacgtcgtcatcatgacggtcacaaccgaaggagatggcactacatgcccccggtgtgggccgtaaatcctcacaggagaaaacgacaggttcaaaagttttcctgtgtattagggtaggggagagcgagcgatgtggagagtaattttccatcgctgaactgtcctcgagctccatgtcacacgtgtcaccccaagctatcacctcgtgcggtgcctcggcagtcgcagaagtggtgtggcgggggttagacacggcgacatcggagaatacatctaccctcgagcgaaggaccctgagtcgcaggccatcgcaatgggggcatgaagaaaggccgctaagcgcctcctgtgcgtggtgtaagcctaggcagactacgcacctgtcatgagtgtccccctgaacgatgtacctggtacacgggtccttgcacttcttaaaactcatcgcgtccgcggagaggagtatactgctcgtgatgattcgctgagaacgcgagacaatagggcacagaagattcgcttcgtactgaaggaatgaaatctgaggtaaatggcgcgcggcaccaggtatatatatgcctacgcatgactgggcggtgccacgcgctatttggccaataggattggcgggatggtatagggcttcagacattcgtcacaccgaaggtgttcccatacgtggtgacgtcaccgcagcatcgaagtgacctatgaaagggaactgggatggtgccccccctgggagttggtgccctacgcacacTGCGTACCctgcgtatagggagcggcggCACTGGCTGAATACGAGCTTGCAGTGGCGAGTTTAAGTGGACTAAATGATTTAAGTCCTGCATACATCATCAGACAGAAGTGGGGCGTTTTCACTAGAAGGTACATTTATGAGATTTTGATTTAAGGTGTAAAAGGTGAAAATTAAATATATGCAATGAATGAACCTTCCAGAATAAGATCTATAACgtgttttaaaaaacaaatccatttcATGCCAGCTTCTTCTCTTTATAAATGCTCCTGAAACACAGGATCATAAACCGCATGTGTGTAAAGAAGCACAGTGCCACACTTTGCTTAAAATCTGCCGTGCATATATTTATCTAATTAAATTGCAGCCTTACTACTAATAATTCATAATCACACTAAGacacattacaattacatttttttttcaattaatcatTCTGCCCTTGCATGGACTTTACcacttttatggtacttttacTGTCATGTTTGGAGTTTGAAATATCTGTTCTCATTCCCTTTCAAAAGAATACTTTGCATGttctattaaacttctcatgtGTTCCTTGGAAGAAAGGaaatcatacagttttggaatgcCGTGAGGGTGAAATAGTGCCAAactttcatgtttgggtgaactcttTCTTTAAGAAGTTGGACATTATAAACCATTCAGTGAACACACAACTTTACTGTATTGAAAACAAACAGAGAGACATGGAGAGCCTCTCCATGAACTGATACTCTGCTCTGCATTACGTTTCTGTGATGATCATCATTCACACAGGCCTGAGAGCACACCAACAGACAGGAACCATCTGCTGTGCTGCACACATTCATCCAACCTTCTCTCCCTCTCCGGTACAGTAAATCCACAAGAACAATGTGTCATATATTCCAAACAACACTTTGTCTGTCCCTGACTCACCCTTCGTGTGGGAGTAGCCCTCTGCCGTCACTCTCCATTGCACCAAAACACCCAGCAGGGCGAGGGCAGGCCAGGCTCCCAGGACCACCCACGTCGGCCAGCACACCGGCTCCCGGGGGCCCGTTTTCACCCGCTCGTAAATGTACCTCACCAGCGCGAAGAGCTCTACGAAATAATCCGTAGCCACAACTATCACTGCAGCCCCAAACACGGCCGTGGAGAGGGTGGTGAAGCATCTCTGCCACTGCAGAGTGAGGACGGCGAACAGCATGCCCAGGCCCAGCAGGACGCCCAGGGGCACCCATACTGACCGCGGGGGGTTGGAAGACAGCTCCTCCATTCCTATCAGGGTCCCGATGCCCACCAGCAGGCCCAGGAGCAGCCCCACCATGAAAAGCCCAACGCTGCGTACCAACATGGTCACTAGGCCACACAGGGTGCCGATGCCCAGGCCAATGCCCACGCTGGCCTCAACGCTCAGCTGCGTGTCCAACACTCGCTCCTTGTAACAGAGCAGGAAGATGATTACAGAACCAAACATGAGCCCCGTGAGGAAGAGTACAGCCTTAAAACAGCGGTAACCTGCAAAACAGAGAAAGAACAGGAGGTGAGAACTGAGTGAAAAAATTCCAGAAAGAGTGAAGGAgggaaaagaaaaagataaaaatagCTAGAGATAAACACCAGAAATGCACAGAGTGGCTGATTTCACAGCTCAGGAATAGCTCAATAGTGTGAGACCACGATTCTGCCTAGTTTCTAAACAGTTCAACACATTCCAACACTTTCAATATGGAAAATTGACTTTTCAATTTCACTTAGGATTATACACTTCATGTATAATATTTCCAGCTCTACCATCGTAAAACTTTTTTACAAGGAGACGCACAAATGTGAGGAAAAGCCAGTAGAGATGTACCCATATTATTTCTGGCTGACACTCCATACAGACAAGccaattattattttcatgatatGGAAGATATACAAATTCTATACAATGTtgtctatataaatattaaacaaatataaaatacctaaaaaagtaaataaataaaaaatcattttaaatgctacagatgaatttaggcatcacaatatTACAACGTAcattataaaaatgaatgttttactCACTAAAAAGTCTAAACTATCATTAAGTAAgcagaaggcatgtagtagaaACAAATTTTTATACAAATCATGTTATTAAAAAAGAGGCCTTTAAATTTCATACATCAAtcatctttaaatgttaactttaaGCAACCATTAGATGACAGCAAAGGtgatctaaaatgtaaaatagagGAAATGAGCATGCAAATTCAAATATTCAATACTGACCAATacttctaaaataaaattaaaatctagTATAGCTGATAACAATAAAGAACTGATATCTTATTTATCCCTATTACACAGTTTGTCTCAAATAGACTGCAGAAGTGCAGTTATACAAGCCATGACCTTATTTAGAACCTCATGAAATATTCAAAAGTGGGCAAAAATACacagaaacagactgaaaaatTTAAAACCATCATCATAACCCTGACCCTGAATAATTCTAATAATGAGAGACTGGGGGTAAAAGATCAAATGCTATCTATAAGTTTTTgcctataaaaataataacatcatttttttttcaggtaataCAAATATTGCATCATGGTGATGCATAAGTAAACATGAAATCTCAACTCACCAAAGAAGCAATAGATTATTCCGAAGAGACAGCACATAGAGCAGACCACTGAGGGGACCACCTCATAACGTCGCCCCGCGCCGTCATTACAAGGTTCCAACTGCTCAGGTCCAGCTTCTCTTGAGGGAGGGGCCAGCTTAAAGGCTAGGGTCTGCAAGGTGGACGTCATGGTGAGCGTAGTAGGGAGGGGGTGACTGAGGGAAGGGGGAGAGGCTGGGAAATCAGGGTACACCTTGCATCCACATGAATCTACCtgtaaaagaaagaagaaaataaatgttatagaAAACCTTAGCTCACAAAAACATAATATTGGAAGACTAGAAGTTGCAAATtcaaaagcagctttacagaaaatcataatGTTAGTGTTAAAAATATCTTATCTTCATTTAAAAGTTAGCAGATTAAAGCTGGATGAGAATATAGAATACAAGAACTCGAAAAGTTGAGATCATCTATATAGTATATATTGCCCtacaaaaatgtactgtatgtataagtCTAAAGTTGGAAATACCTATATATAAGGCTGGATATAAAACATATCCAACTTGATACAAAGAGCTGTGTAATGATAAAGAATTATGCAGCTAAGATTACAGTACACTAGAAAAAAGGCACTGTAGCACCTTTacaaaattgtacttttttttaaagatactgccccagtgacagcttgtGTACCTTTTTTCTAAAATTGCACATACTGCTTTATGTGATGTATACAGGTAAATAGGCTAAGATTTATACTGTATATCCACGTTAATAAATTACTGAATGATATTTGACATTTATGGATATTATATCCGAAAACAGATTTgctttagaaatatattaaatcaaacattaaaaaaaaaaactcccttgTAGAACAATTAGCCAGGCCTATTTCTAGCACAGTATTCAGGTTTGACAGGTTTAGAATTATATTTACTCCACCCACAATCCAAAACAAAGAGGAGGTGAGAGACTCCATGTTCTTGTTTTCATTTTCTCCCTCGCTTTTTTGTTTACCCTTTCCCTTGAACTTAAAAATTGGGTCTGAGTCTCTTTGGAAGGGATTTTGGGTCATGTAAGGCTACCTTTATGGAACAAATGACACTACTGATATATAAAGCCATAACTCACTCATAGAAGTTTGCATTCCATTTATCCACTGCTTTActcttcattctctctctttctttaccTCCCCCCACTCACTTCCTCAACTGCACTGCTTGTTCAATCATGCCCTTCTCCTCGGTCATAGTTGTGGATCATTGTGTGCTTAAGGATGCCTAATAACTGTTCTGCGGTCAGGTCTTCTTTCGGTAAATGATAGCAATCTAATCAATGGCCACGTCTCCTCTGGCAGCTGTGCAATTGTTCTGGCACTGTTTACTACCGAGCTCAGCCAGACAACTTCAGTTCTTCTAATTCTTCTACTTTTTCTTTATCCATCTCTCTAATTTATGCAAATGCACTTTGACATTACAGTGAAAAGTAGTGATGTGTCAGAACTCTTAACCAGTAGTGGTGGGAACTGCAAAGTGGTTCATTTAaacttcatttaaattaattgcacccatgatttataataaaaacagCCATTAAGAACATTCAAATCCTTTGCATTTGCAATGAACTATActaaaattcagatttttaaaattCATTGCAATCAATTGACTTCTATAGCTGAATAGtgataatgtataatttattgaCCTAATCAAGTCACTTATATATAGTGTTAGGTTTATCTTTAATATTTTAGGTGCTGCAATTTAAAGGAAgtgaattaaaaactaaaaaatattattttagggTGTTATAGTAAGAGTGGTCTGCCCAACTTTATCAACTTTAAAGCAACGCCATAATAGCCATAAAAgttatgctgcttttttttttctttctgcagtgtTATGCACATCTGTGCTGTTTctgaatgcaaaaacacattctaCGAAACTCGCCTGATCTGGTGGGCATGGCCCTAAACCAACTTAATTATACAGCGTTTCCTTAAGACAGACTAGCCAACTAGTCATTCTGAAAACCCACTGAGGAGTAGATTATGAAACTGTAGTGCTGTATATCCCTAGCCCATAATTCCCCTGAAGCCAGTCTGAGTTGAACGTGAGAACATTGTTCATTTGGTTACACTCCCTCCCTATTTTCTCCCCAGCTTTGTCATACAAAACACATGCCTTAGTAATTATCTTTAACTTAGGGATAACCAAAGCTCAGTTTAAGTCAACCCCCACGTGGCAGAGAATCCCTGCCAAACCAAACTGCAATCCGGCACAGAGAGAAAAGAGAGCCATGTTTTCTTCATTAAACATCAATAGATCACCTATGCAGTCAGATGTCTAACAATAATGACCTTCCACTTCCTGTCTGTGACCATACCAATGAAAAGATGCAAAGCTTACCAGCTCGGGGGAAGGCGGTATTAACCAATAGAAAGGCAGCCTCCCCCTCCATAGCAACAGACCAGGAGCCAATTAGAGTCATTCTAGCTTGTGTGGCTCTTCTAAGTGTTGCTGTAGCATCATCATCTCAGCCTAAGGAACTAAAATAAACTGACCAATGACCTTCATACCCTCATTCATgcttacacaaacatacactaCTGCTCTCCTAAACACTAACCTAAATTATTCCTAAACATGCACATCTTAGCACACAACAAGCCACTAGTCTAGGTAAGTGACAGTCAAAGTCTGATATGAGAAGATAGAGACTAATATATGGAAAAATGTTTGGGGAAGAcagattttgtgttttatttagtaGACTGGCATTTTTTTTAACGCAAAGTAATaagcaattttattcagcaaggatgcactgaATTTATCAAAAGCGACAGTAAACCCTTTTCACAATCGTCttaaaacatttccattttacgttcttctgaactttctatgcaTCAGAATATCCAGAATAACATATCGTTTGTGCGTGTTTTTAAGCATTGCggtttaaaaacaagtgatt from Carassius carassius chromosome 17, fCarCar2.1, whole genome shotgun sequence includes the following:
- the tmem198b gene encoding transmembrane protein 198-B, whose translation is MTSTLQTLAFKLAPPSREAGPEQLEPCNDGAGRRYEVVPSVVCSMCCLFGIIYCFFGYRCFKAVLFLTGLMFGSVIIFLLCYKERVLDTQLSVEASVGIGLGIGTLCGLVTMLVRSVGLFMVGLLLGLLVGIGTLIGMEELSSNPPRSVWVPLGVLLGLGMLFAVLTLQWQRCFTTLSTAVFGAAVIVVATDYFVELFALVRYIYERVKTGPREPVCWPTWVVLGAWPALALLGVLVQWRVTAEGYSHTKVMISHQQRRVQLMRIRQKEERRESGRKKKRKQPQNAHHTHAAKALHPEPAYRRKPNPIRRFDGDVLSPSYIQSFRERQVDGRAYPAGGLMAAGHTSVDMDYDCGSRVPLTSGVGPHVRV